GACAGCATGTCCAGCGCGGCCGCCTATCGTCGCGTGTATCCATGCCCAGTCGGCCTGGTGACGACGCAACTCCCACGAGGGACGCAACTCAGAAACATACCCGGTCAAAGCGGTGTACGAGTCTGCCCGTGCGCGGGGGTGTCATTCGCCATCACCACGCCATTCAATTCGGATACGCGTTGCTGGACGTGGCAACGGTTCACGCGGTTCAAGACAGCGCTCAGGCAGCTGAGCCTTCGAACAGCGCGCGATTGGACACAATCACATCTTCGGCAAACTGCATGAATGCGCGGACCCGGCTGGTGTTGCGCAGGTCAACGTGGGTCAGCACCCAGATATCGAGGCCGACCTGTGGTGGCGCCGCCGAGGCGCGCACCAGCGCGGGATCCTGGTCACCGATAAAGCAGGGCAGGTACGCGAGTCCCAGACCTGCGCGTGCCATCGCAGCTTGCATGTCCAGCGCCGGGTAGTCGCCCCAGACTGGCAAGTCGGGGTAGGGCGTCCGCTCGCGCCAGCGCGACGGGCGTTGCCGTGAGCCGTCCCAGCCAATCCAGCGCGCACCGCCATCCGGAGATGCCGGGTCCACACGAGACAGGTAGTCTGCGCTTGCGTACGCCGCGTTGTTGTAGGTCAGCAGTTTTTTGCCGAACAACGACTCATCAGGCTTGTTGCTCATGCGGATCACCACGTCGGCCTGCTGACGAGCAAGGTCGACCATGCGGGTGGTCGATACGATCGACAGCTCCAACCGCGGGTAACGCGTGTGGAACTCGGCGAAGCGCGGTGCGAAGGCGTGTACCGCTACAGTCTCCGCCATCGACACGACAAGGTGCCCCGTCAGCTCCCGATCGCCGCCATCGACCAGCCGCCGTGCCCGGTCCACTTCGGTCGCCATCGCGTTGGCCGAGCCAACCATCACCTCACCCGCATCGGTCAAGGTGTAGCCCTCTGGGGACCGAAAAACCAACCGCGTGCCAACCGCGTGCTCCAGCGAATCGATTCGCCGGCTGACGGTGGAGTGGTGCACACCAAGGTGCTTCGCGGAGGCGCGAACCGTACGGTGCGCCGCCACGGCACCGAGGAACTTGAGGTCTTCCCAGTCCAGCTTTTTCATCGTTTACCCCATTGCCTGGCGCAAAAACGCGCCACTATGTCGGCAAAAACGCACTCGACTGAGCATAAATCATCCAGGAGACTCGCTCCAATGCCTGACAACCCCGGACTCTCCGGTCGACCACTCGAGGTGCACCATGGACGAGCTGTATTTCCCGTTGTACACAACGGCACTGGGCAGCGTGCTGCTCGTAGCGCAAAACCTGCTGATGCTGAACGTTGGCTTGTATCGCGGCAAGATCGGCCAGGCGGTCGGCACGGGCGGCGACGCCACGCTCGAGCGACTCGTGCGGCGACACGGCAACCTTGCGGAAAACGCCGCCATTTTCGTCGCGGCCCTGGCGCTCTACGAACTCGGCAACGGGCAGACTGCACTGGCCTTGTGGACCGGCGCGGCGTTTGGTGCCGGTCGTCTGACGCACGCCGTGGCGTTCTCGAGTGATGCCGGATCGCACCTTGTGAATCAAACGGGGTCCCGGCGCGCATTCGC
The DNA window shown above is from Pseudomonadota bacterium and carries:
- a CDS encoding LysR family transcriptional regulator, with the protein product MKKLDWEDLKFLGAVAAHRTVRASAKHLGVHHSTVSRRIDSLEHAVGTRLVFRSPEGYTLTDAGEVMVGSANAMATEVDRARRLVDGGDRELTGHLVVSMAETVAVHAFAPRFAEFHTRYPRLELSIVSTTRMVDLARQQADVVIRMSNKPDESLFGKKLLTYNNAAYASADYLSRVDPASPDGGARWIGWDGSRQRPSRWRERTPYPDLPVWGDYPALDMQAAMARAGLGLAYLPCFIGDQDPALVRASAAPPQVGLDIWVLTHVDLRNTSRVRAFMQFAEDVIVSNRALFEGSAA
- a CDS encoding MAPEG family protein gives rise to the protein MDELYFPLYTTALGSVLLVAQNLLMLNVGLYRGKIGQAVGTGGDATLERLVRRHGNLAENAAIFVAALALYELGNGQTALALWTGAAFGAGRLTHAVAFSSDAGSHLVNQTGSRRAFAALRASGAFLTTASGVVLGIAMLVSVITRTS